The nucleotide sequence CTCCGACGGCGGCGCGAGCTGGAAGGTCGTGCTCAAGGACTTCTACGGCCCCTTCAAGGAGACGCTGGAGAAGGCCGAAGCGGAGATGCGCGACGTCAAGCGCGAGGAGATCAAGACGGACATTGCCTGCGAGAAGTGCGGCAATCCGTTCGTCATCAAGTTCGGGAAGATGGGCCACTTCCTGGCGTGCTCGAACTACCCCGACTGCAAGAACACGAAGGACTTCAAGCGCGACGCCGAGGGCAAGATCGTCATCGTGGAAGAGGAGACCACGGACGAGAAATGCGAGAAGTGCGGCAAGCCCATGCTCGTCAAGCGCGGCCGGTTCGGGCGCTTCCTGGCGTGCTCGGGCTACCCGGACTGCAAGACGTCCAAGCCCATCTCCATCGGCGTGTCCTGCCCTGAGTGCAAGCAGGGCTACCTGACCGAGCGCCGCAGCGGCCGCGGGAAGATCTTCTTCGGCTGCAACCGGTACCCGGACTGCAAGTTCGCCGCGTGGGACCGTCCGCTGGCCGAGTCCTGCCCCCAGTGCCAGTCGCCCTACCTCCTCCAGAAGTTCTCCAAGCGGGACGGCGCCTACATCGCCTGCCCCAACAAGGAGTGCGACTACCGCCGCGAGGTCAAGGAGCAGCCGGGAGAGGCGGGCCCGTCCTCGGCCGCTTGAGTTGGAAAGTCCCAGTCATTCCGGGACCCTGGGGCGCCGCTGTCTTGACACGCTCGGCGGCGGCGCCCTAGAAGTCCAGGCTGCTCCCTCCTGTGGCAGCACCTGGCGCCCCTGTCCGGATGGGCGCCCGCGGGGGCGGGTGGCGAAAGGATCCTGGGCGCAATGATTCCGTCGGTGAGCGAGCTGCTGGACGTGGTGGTCGCCAATACCCCCGCGGAGGCCGGCCACTCCGGTGGCCTCGTGGATTTCATCGTCAGTGCCTTCAAGGCGGGCGGCCCCTTCATGTACGTGAACCTCTTCTGGTTCGCGTGCTCGGTGGCCGTGGTGCTGGAGCGGGCCATCACCTTGTTGTTCCGCTACAACCTCAACGCGCCGCCCTTCGTCGAGCAGATCAACAAGCTCGTGCGCAGCGGCAACCTGGATCGCGCGGTGAAGCTGTGCAGCGCGGCGCCGCACTCGCCGCTGGCGAAGGTCATCCGCGCGGGGCTGGCCAACGCCAACCGCGGCGAGATTGAAGTCGCCAAGGCCATCGAGGAGGCCATGGCCGAGCACTCGCCGCACGTGTCTCGGCGCATCCCCTGGCTGTGGTCGCTGGCGAACATCGCCACGCTGGTCGGGCTGGTGGGCACCATCTACGGCCTCATCAACACGTTCCGCGCGCTCGGCAACGTCCCGGCGGAGCAGAAGCAGGCGCTGCTCTCCAACGGTATCTCCGAGGCCATGTACAACACGGGCTTCGGTCTCTCCATCGCCGTCATCTGCATCATCTCGCACCTGTTCCTCACCAACTACGCGAAGAACATGGTGGAGACGGTGGAGCTGCATGCG is from Myxococcaceae bacterium JPH2 and encodes:
- a CDS encoding MotA/TolQ/ExbB proton channel family protein, with amino-acid sequence MIPSVSELLDVVVANTPAEAGHSGGLVDFIVSAFKAGGPFMYVNLFWFACSVAVVLERAITLLFRYNLNAPPFVEQINKLVRSGNLDRAVKLCSAAPHSPLAKVIRAGLANANRGEIEVAKAIEEAMAEHSPHVSRRIPWLWSLANIATLVGLVGTIYGLINTFRALGNVPAEQKQALLSNGISEAMYNTGFGLSIAVICIISHLFLTNYAKNMVETVELHALKLENLLSRRGGADPATTELEARAS